A segment of the Longimicrobium terrae genome:
GCCCTGGAACAGGCGCGCGAAGAAGGCCTGGTCACCTGGTCGGAGCCCGCGGGCACCGTGGTGGACCACGTCTGGCACCTGATCTCCCGCGAAGCACTCGACGGCAAGCCCGAACGCACCCCGGCACGGCGCCGCGCTCCGGCAGCGGCCTGACTCTCTCCGCGGCGCAGCGCCGCATCGCGCCGTGAACCAGCCCGATTCTTCCGCGAGCCCCGGCCCCGGCCGGGGCTCGCTTCGCGCCGAGCTCCTCCTCAACCTCACCTTTCTGGCGCTCGCCGCCGCCATTCTGGCCGTCGGCACGCACACGGTGCTCAGCGTGCTGGGCCCCTCACCCGCCTGGGTGCTGGGCGCGCTGATCGCCGTGGACGTCGCCGTCTACGTCCTGCTGGCCAACCACCTCATCGAGCGCCTGGTGCTGCGCCCGGTGCAGGCCGCCGTCGCCGCCGCCGAGGCCATCGCCGCCGGCGACTACGCGCGCCGGGCGCCCGTGGGCGAAAACCTGGAGATGGCCGCGCTGTCCCACGCGCTCAACCGCATGACGGACCAGCTTCTGGACAACCAGGAGCGGCTGGCCCACAACGTCAGTTCGCTGGATGAAACCAACCGCGTCCTCGTCAGCACCCAGCGCGAACTGGTGGATGCGGAAAAGATGGCCGGGCTGGGCCGCCTGGCCGCCGGCGTGGCGCACGAAGTCGGCAATCCGCTGGGCGCGCTCATGGGCTACGCCAGCGTCCTGCGCCGCCGCGGCGCCGATCCGGAGCTCGTGGGTGGCGTAGAAGGAGAGGCGCGCCGCATCGACCGCATCGTCCGCGGGCTGCTGGACTACGCGCGCCCGGGCACGCGCGTGCGGGAAAGCGTGGACGTGAACGCCACCATCCGCGCCGCCGCCGGCGTCCTCACCCGGCAGGGGACGATGGAAAACGTCGAGTTCCGCCTTCAGCTGGAGGACGCGCTTCCGCCCGTCCACGGCACGCCGCACCTGCTGGAACAGGTGTTCGTCAACCTGTTCGACAACGCGCGCCGGGCCATGGAGGGCCACGGAACGCTGCACGTGCGCACGAACGTGGAGCGGTACCGGCCGGAGCGCGGCATTCCCGCCCGCCGCGCGGACGATCCACCGGGGATTTCGTACGCGCACCTGCGCCGCCCCCGCGCCGCCTCCGTGCGCGACCCGCACCGCATCGAGGCGGGCACCGAGGTCATCCGCATCGTGGTCGCCGACACCGGCACGGGGATTCCGGTGGATGACATCGACAAGGTGTTCGACCCGTTCTTCACCACCCGCGCGCCGGGCGACGGAACGGGACTGGGCCTTGCCATTGTCGCGAGCACCGTCGCAGACTTCGGCGGGCGCATCGAGGTGGCGTCGGCGCCGGAGGGCGGCGCGGCGTTCACACTCACCCTTCCCACCGAACAGGCAGAGCGTTGAGCAATCGCCGCGTGCTGGTCATCGACGACGAGGCGGGGCTGCGGCACACCCTGCTCCTCATCCTGCGCGACGAGGGCTATACCGTGCAGGTGGCCGAGGACGGCGAGGCGGGGCTGCGGATGGCCTTGGCCGAGCCGCCGGACCTCGTCCTGTGCGACGTGCGCATGCCCCGCATGGGCGGGCTGGAGTTTCTGGAGCGCTACCAGCGCGCGGGCGGCCCGGCGCTGGTCATCATGATGAGCGCCTACGGCACGCTGGACGCCGCGGTAGAGGCCATGCGCGGCGGCGCGTACGACTACATCAGCAAGCCGTTCAACGCCGACGAGGTCATCCTCACCCTGCGCAAGGCGGAGGAGCGCGAGCAGCTTCAGCGCGAAGTGGCCCGTCTGCGGCGCGAAGTGGGCGAGGTGGCCGGCTTCGAGCACGTGGTGGGCGTCAGCGGGGCGATGAAGGAGGTGATGGAGCTGGCCGGGCGCGTGGCCCCGTTCCCCTCCACCGTCCTGCTGACCGGGGAGAGCGGAAGCGGCAAGGAGGCCATCGCCCGCGCCGTGCACCGCGCCTCGCCCCGGCGCGACCGCGCGTTCGTGGCCGTCAACTGCGGCGCCATTCCCGAAAACTTGCTGGAAAGCGAGCTGTTCGGCCACGAGCGCGGCGCGTTCACCGGCGCGGACCGCATGCGCGAAGGCCTGTTCGAGGAGGCGGATGGCGGAACGCTCTTTCTGGACGAAATCGGCGAACTGCCGCTGTCGCTGCAGGTAAAGCTGCTTCGCGTCCTTCAGGAACGGACGATCCGCCGCGTGGGCGGCACGGGTGAGAAGGCGGTCGACGTGCGCGTGCTGACGGCGACCGCGCGCGATCTGGTGGATGAGGTGCGCGAGGGCCGCTTTCGCGAAGACCTCTTTTATCGCATCAACGTCGTGCAGATCCACATTCCCCCGCTGCGCACGCGGCCAGAAGACGTGCCGCCGCTGGCCGAACACTTCCTTCGCCGACACGCGCCACGCCTGGGAATCGATTCGCCGCCGCTGCCCCGTGACCTGGTCCCGGTGCTGGCGGCGTACTCCTGGC
Coding sequences within it:
- a CDS encoding sigma-54-dependent transcriptional regulator, with product MSNRRVLVIDDEAGLRHTLLLILRDEGYTVQVAEDGEAGLRMALAEPPDLVLCDVRMPRMGGLEFLERYQRAGGPALVIMMSAYGTLDAAVEAMRGGAYDYISKPFNADEVILTLRKAEEREQLQREVARLRREVGEVAGFEHVVGVSGAMKEVMELAGRVAPFPSTVLLTGESGSGKEAIARAVHRASPRRDRAFVAVNCGAIPENLLESELFGHERGAFTGADRMREGLFEEADGGTLFLDEIGELPLSLQVKLLRVLQERTIRRVGGTGEKAVDVRVLTATARDLVDEVREGRFREDLFYRINVVQIHIPPLRTRPEDVPPLAEHFLRRHAPRLGIDSPPLPRDLVPVLAAYSWPGNVRELENVMERALVLSGGAMTVDHLPPHVRTGRHPFQLADDAGDLSVKRRLPALEKSLISRALERCGGNRTRAADLLELSVRALSYKIRDYGLE
- a CDS encoding ATP-binding protein; translated protein: MNQPDSSASPGPGRGSLRAELLLNLTFLALAAAILAVGTHTVLSVLGPSPAWVLGALIAVDVAVYVLLANHLIERLVLRPVQAAVAAAEAIAAGDYARRAPVGENLEMAALSHALNRMTDQLLDNQERLAHNVSSLDETNRVLVSTQRELVDAEKMAGLGRLAAGVAHEVGNPLGALMGYASVLRRRGADPELVGGVEGEARRIDRIVRGLLDYARPGTRVRESVDVNATIRAAAGVLTRQGTMENVEFRLQLEDALPPVHGTPHLLEQVFVNLFDNARRAMEGHGTLHVRTNVERYRPERGIPARRADDPPGISYAHLRRPRAASVRDPHRIEAGTEVIRIVVADTGTGIPVDDIDKVFDPFFTTRAPGDGTGLGLAIVASTVADFGGRIEVASAPEGGAAFTLTLPTEQAER